A DNA window from Phragmites australis chromosome 11, lpPhrAust1.1, whole genome shotgun sequence contains the following coding sequences:
- the LOC133884822 gene encoding probable protein S-acyltransferase 16 isoform X2, giving the protein MGGRLGHLTLPIFSVLAAIGYVYYTTVFVAVSRWLGLSTAAGVANAAAFTALAAACVATYAAAVRRDPGRVPPDFVPDVEDAKSSVHEIKRKGGDLRYCQKCCHYKPPRAHHCRVCKRCVLKMDHHCIWINNCVGHENYKIFLVFVLYAVVASFYSLILIIGSVVHSVPKDEQSGSYSSRTSIIICGVILCPLALALAVLLGWHVYLILQNKTTIEYHEGVRAMWLAEKGGDLYHHPYDLGVYENLISTCAHL; this is encoded by the exons ATGGGAGGGCGGCTGGGGCACCTCACCCTGCCGATCTTCTCGGTGCTCGCGGCGATCGGGTACGTCTACTACACCACGGTGTTCGTGGCCGTGTCGCGGTGGCTGGGGCTGTCCACGGCAGCCGGGGTCGCCAACGCCGCCGCGTTCACGGCCCTCGCAGCCGCCTGCGTCGCCACCTAcgccgccgccgtgcgccgGGACCCCGGGCGCGTGCCGCCGGACTTCGTGCCCGACGTCGAGGACGCCAAGAGCAGCGTCCACGAGATCAAGCGCAAG GGTGGTGACTTGAGATATTGCCAGAAATGTTGCCACTATAAACCTCCACGGGCACACcattgtcgtgtttgcaagagATGTGTTCTAAAAATG GACCATCACTGTATTTGGATTAATAACTGTGTTGGACACGAGAACTACAAGATTTTCTTGGTCTTTGTATTGTATGCTGTAGTTGCAAGCTTCTACTCTTTG ATTTTGATTATAGGGAGTGTCGTGCACAGTGTTCCTAAAGATGAACAGTCAGGCAGCTATTCTTCTCGAACATCGATT ATTATCTGTGGGGTCATTCTTTGTCCATTAGCTTTGGCGTTGGCAGTACTCTTGGGTTGGCATGTTTACCTCATATTACAGAATAAAACTACAATTGAG TACCATGAAGGAGTCAGAGCAATGTGGTTGGCAGAAAAGGGTGGAGATCTCTATCATCATCCATATGACCTTGGTGTCTATGAGAATCTTATTTCA ACTTGTGCGCACTTATGA
- the LOC133884822 gene encoding probable protein S-acyltransferase 16 isoform X1 has product MGGRLGHLTLPIFSVLAAIGYVYYTTVFVAVSRWLGLSTAAGVANAAAFTALAAACVATYAAAVRRDPGRVPPDFVPDVEDAKSSVHEIKRKGGDLRYCQKCCHYKPPRAHHCRVCKRCVLKMDHHCIWINNCVGHENYKIFLVFVLYAVVASFYSLILIIGSVVHSVPKDEQSGSYSSRTSIIICGVILCPLALALAVLLGWHVYLILQNKTTIEYHEGVRAMWLAEKGGDLYHHPYDLGVYENLISVLGPNIFFWLCPVLNTVGNGLRFRTSYDIPISTPPM; this is encoded by the exons ATGGGAGGGCGGCTGGGGCACCTCACCCTGCCGATCTTCTCGGTGCTCGCGGCGATCGGGTACGTCTACTACACCACGGTGTTCGTGGCCGTGTCGCGGTGGCTGGGGCTGTCCACGGCAGCCGGGGTCGCCAACGCCGCCGCGTTCACGGCCCTCGCAGCCGCCTGCGTCGCCACCTAcgccgccgccgtgcgccgGGACCCCGGGCGCGTGCCGCCGGACTTCGTGCCCGACGTCGAGGACGCCAAGAGCAGCGTCCACGAGATCAAGCGCAAG GGTGGTGACTTGAGATATTGCCAGAAATGTTGCCACTATAAACCTCCACGGGCACACcattgtcgtgtttgcaagagATGTGTTCTAAAAATG GACCATCACTGTATTTGGATTAATAACTGTGTTGGACACGAGAACTACAAGATTTTCTTGGTCTTTGTATTGTATGCTGTAGTTGCAAGCTTCTACTCTTTG ATTTTGATTATAGGGAGTGTCGTGCACAGTGTTCCTAAAGATGAACAGTCAGGCAGCTATTCTTCTCGAACATCGATT ATTATCTGTGGGGTCATTCTTTGTCCATTAGCTTTGGCGTTGGCAGTACTCTTGGGTTGGCATGTTTACCTCATATTACAGAATAAAACTACAATTGAG TACCATGAAGGAGTCAGAGCAATGTGGTTGGCAGAAAAGGGTGGAGATCTCTATCATCATCCATATGACCTTGGTGTCTATGAGAATCTTATTTCA GTTCTCGGGCCTAACATATTCTTCTGGCTCTGCCCAGTATTGAACACTGTAGGCAACGGCCTTCGGTTCCGTACATCATATGATATTCCAATATCTACACCACCAATGTGA
- the LOC133884822 gene encoding probable protein S-acyltransferase 16 isoform X3, producing the protein MGGRLGHLTLPIFSVLAAIGYVYYTTVFVAVSRWLGLSTAAGVANAAAFTALAAACVATYAAAVRRDPGRVPPDFVPDVEDAKSSVHEIKRKGGDLRYCQKCCHYKPPRAHHCRVCKRCVLKMDHHCIWINNCVGHENYKIFLVFVLYAVVASFYSLILIIGSVVHSVPKDEQSGSYSSRTSIYHEGVRAMWLAEKGGDLYHHPYDLGVYENLISVLGPNIFFWLCPVLNTVGNGLRFRTSYDIPISTPPM; encoded by the exons ATGGGAGGGCGGCTGGGGCACCTCACCCTGCCGATCTTCTCGGTGCTCGCGGCGATCGGGTACGTCTACTACACCACGGTGTTCGTGGCCGTGTCGCGGTGGCTGGGGCTGTCCACGGCAGCCGGGGTCGCCAACGCCGCCGCGTTCACGGCCCTCGCAGCCGCCTGCGTCGCCACCTAcgccgccgccgtgcgccgGGACCCCGGGCGCGTGCCGCCGGACTTCGTGCCCGACGTCGAGGACGCCAAGAGCAGCGTCCACGAGATCAAGCGCAAG GGTGGTGACTTGAGATATTGCCAGAAATGTTGCCACTATAAACCTCCACGGGCACACcattgtcgtgtttgcaagagATGTGTTCTAAAAATG GACCATCACTGTATTTGGATTAATAACTGTGTTGGACACGAGAACTACAAGATTTTCTTGGTCTTTGTATTGTATGCTGTAGTTGCAAGCTTCTACTCTTTG ATTTTGATTATAGGGAGTGTCGTGCACAGTGTTCCTAAAGATGAACAGTCAGGCAGCTATTCTTCTCGAACATCGATT TACCATGAAGGAGTCAGAGCAATGTGGTTGGCAGAAAAGGGTGGAGATCTCTATCATCATCCATATGACCTTGGTGTCTATGAGAATCTTATTTCA GTTCTCGGGCCTAACATATTCTTCTGGCTCTGCCCAGTATTGAACACTGTAGGCAACGGCCTTCGGTTCCGTACATCATATGATATTCCAATATCTACACCACCAATGTGA
- the LOC133885256 gene encoding glycerol-3-phosphate acyltransferase 5-like: MVMVPSSASPRARRSVVAELEGALLRGADTFPYFMLLAFEASGLPRFAALLALWPLLRLLELLPGRRGDQLALRVAAFVATAGVPRAEVEAVSRAVLPKFMADDVDAAAWEAFGSCEGRRVVVTRMPRVMVERFAREHLGAHEVVGCELEYSRLRRSTGVIRGSGQEAVDDRVRALFADGNRPDLGLGRSEMARSSFPFCKEQLQPPFTAGDVTGQPSAPPFRPVIFHDGRLVCRPTPFMSLVILLWLPLGVLVAFVRIAVGLMVPIWTIPHIAPIFGGAVIMHGRAPPPVGASDAGDGSPSGVLFVCTHRTLMDPVVLATVLGRGVAAVTYSISRLSEILSPIPTVRLTRDRDVDATRIRAELARGDVAVCPEGTTCREPFLLRFSALFAELSDRIVPVAMNYRVGLFHPTTARGWKAMDPIFFFMNPRPVYEVTFLNQLPAEATCAAGESPVDVANYVQRMLAATLGFECTSLTRKDKYRVLAGNDGIVNAKPATATQLAWQRRVKEVLGFLLH; the protein is encoded by the exons ATGGTGATGGTGCCGTCGTCGGCGTCGCCGCGCGCGCGGAGGTCCGTGGTGGCAGAGCTGGAGGGCGCGCTGCTGCGCGGCGCGGACACGTTCCCGTACTTCATGCTCTTGGCGTTCGAGGCGTCTGGGCTACCGCGGTTCGCGGCGCTGCTGGCGCTGTGGCCTCTGCTGCGGCTGCTGGAGCTGCTGCCTGGCCGCCGGGGGGACCAGCTCGCGCTGCGCGTCGCGGCGTTCGTGGCCACGGCGGGGGTGCCGCGCGCCGAGGTGGAGGCAGTGTCCCGCGCCGTGCTGCCCAAGTTCATGGCCGACGATGTCGACGCGGCGGCGTGGGAGGCGTTCGGGAGCTGCGAGGGGAGGCGCGTCGTGGTGACGCGGATGCCCCGGGTGATGGTGGAGCGGTTCGCCAGGGAGCACCTCGGCGCGCACGAGGTGGTAGGCTGCGAGCTGGAGTACAGCCGGCTCAGGCGGTCCACGGGGGTCATCAGGGGCAGCGGACAGGAAGCCGTCGACGACCGCGTCCGCGCACTGTTCGCCGACGGCAACCGGCCGGACCTCGGGCTGGGACGGTCAGAGATGGCACGGTCATCCTTTCCATTCTGTAAG GAGCAGCTCCAGCCGCCGTTCACCGCGGGCGACGTGACGGGGCAACCCAGCGCACCGCCGTTCCGGCCGGTCATCTTCCACGACGGCCGCCTCGTGTGCCGTCCCACGCCGTTCATGTCCCTCGTCATCCTCCTCTGGCTTCCCCTCGGCGTGCTGGTCGCCTTCGTCCGCATCGCCGTCGGCCTCATGGTCCCCATCTGGACCATCCCGCACATCGCGCCGATCTTCGGCGGCGCCGTCATCATGCACGGCCGCGCGCCTCCCCCCGTCGGCGCCAGCGACGCTGGAGACGGCTCGCCCTCGGGCGTCCTCTTCGTCTGCACGCACCGCACTCTCATGGACCCCGTGGTCCTCGCGACCGTGCTCGGCCGCGGCGTGGCCGCTGTGACGTACTCCATCTCTCGCCTCTCGGAGATCCTCTCGCCGATCCCGACGGTGCGGCTGACCCGTGACCGGGACGTGGACGCGACGCGCATACGCGCGGAGCTGGCCCGAGGCGACGTGGCCGTGTGCCCCGAGGGCACCACGTGTCGGGAGCCCTTCCTGCTCCGCTTCTCCGCGCTCTTCGCCGAGCTCAGCGACCGCATCGTGCCCGTGGCGATGAACTACCGCGTTGGGCTCTTCCACCCGACGACAGCGAGGGGGTGGAAGGCCATGGAccccatcttcttcttcatgaaccCGAGGCCCGTCTACGAGGTGACGTTCCTCAACCAGCTCCCTGCCGAGGCGACGTGCGCGGCGGGCGAGAGCCCCGTCGACGTCGCCAACTACGTGCAGCGGATGCTCGCCGCCACGCTCGGGTTCGAGTGCACCAGCCTCACGCGCAAGGACAAGTACAGGGTGCTCGCCGGCAACGACGGCATCGTCAACGCCAAGCCGGCGACGGCAACGCAGCTGGCGTGGCAGCGCCGCGTCAAGGAGGTCCTCGGGTTCCTGCTCCACTAA
- the LOC133884822 gene encoding probable protein S-acyltransferase 16 isoform X4 gives MGGRLGHLTLPIFSVLAAIGYVYYTTVFVAVSRWLGLSTAAGVANAAAFTALAAACVATYAAAVRRDPGRVPPDFVPDVEDAKSSVHEIKRKGGDLRYCQKCCHYKPPRAHHCRVCKRCVLKMDHHCIWINNCVGHENYKIFLVFVLYAVVASFYSLILIIGSVVHSVPKDEQSGSYSSRTSIIICGVILCPLALALAVLLGWHVYLILQNKTTIEYHEGVRAMWLAEKGGDLYHHPYDLGVYENLISY, from the exons ATGGGAGGGCGGCTGGGGCACCTCACCCTGCCGATCTTCTCGGTGCTCGCGGCGATCGGGTACGTCTACTACACCACGGTGTTCGTGGCCGTGTCGCGGTGGCTGGGGCTGTCCACGGCAGCCGGGGTCGCCAACGCCGCCGCGTTCACGGCCCTCGCAGCCGCCTGCGTCGCCACCTAcgccgccgccgtgcgccgGGACCCCGGGCGCGTGCCGCCGGACTTCGTGCCCGACGTCGAGGACGCCAAGAGCAGCGTCCACGAGATCAAGCGCAAG GGTGGTGACTTGAGATATTGCCAGAAATGTTGCCACTATAAACCTCCACGGGCACACcattgtcgtgtttgcaagagATGTGTTCTAAAAATG GACCATCACTGTATTTGGATTAATAACTGTGTTGGACACGAGAACTACAAGATTTTCTTGGTCTTTGTATTGTATGCTGTAGTTGCAAGCTTCTACTCTTTG ATTTTGATTATAGGGAGTGTCGTGCACAGTGTTCCTAAAGATGAACAGTCAGGCAGCTATTCTTCTCGAACATCGATT ATTATCTGTGGGGTCATTCTTTGTCCATTAGCTTTGGCGTTGGCAGTACTCTTGGGTTGGCATGTTTACCTCATATTACAGAATAAAACTACAATTGAG TACCATGAAGGAGTCAGAGCAATGTGGTTGGCAGAAAAGGGTGGAGATCTCTATCATCATCCATATGACCTTGGTGTCTATGAGAATCTTATTTCA TATTGA